In one window of Lacticaseibacillus casei DSM 20011 = JCM 1134 = ATCC 393 DNA:
- the rnr gene encoding ribonuclease R: MTTVGHIRNELLATFRRNPKIDYSVQTLSCALKLNEGADFKVLVQALNGMENDNLIHANHEGRYALGGTPKVLTGVFHGNEKGFGFVAVEGLDDDVYVPSTNTDFALDGDTVEVRIVREARPNDSRGAEGEITKVVRRSLTTLVGEFKPFSDKDRAKSGFIGMVVSHEKKLKNYPVYVKDTGTIPQLGDMTVTEITEFPTEYHPKLMYGMVVETLGNKNDPGVDIMSLVLQNHIKTEFPDEVMDQTNAIPDHVTPEERVGRKDITDQAVVTIDGDDSKDFDDAVVVWKLPNGNFHLGVHIADVSHYVTEGSALDQEAFDRGTSTYLVDRVIPMLPFRLSNGICSLNPGVDRLAMSCDMEIDHEGHVVSHEIYQSVIKSHARMTYNNVNKIVTDHDPEVMAEYQELVPMFEDMVELHQILYKMRHARGAIDFEENEAKIIVDDMGHPTDIVLRERGVSERMIESFMLAANETVAEHYNKEHLPFLYRVHETPDADRVKEFMEFIASFGITVPMKKGKEITPKQLQDVVTDVTGTPEEAMVNVKLLRSLKQARYSPDPLGHFGLAAKYYCHFTSPIRRYPDLVVHRLIRDYATEGAGDDVQASWNKKLPDIATQASMAERRSIDAERAVDDLKKAEYMADKVGEEFDAVVSGVTSFGMFVALPNTVEGLVHITRMSDDYYSFVESQMALVGERTKRTYRVGQSLRVKLDNVDIDQQQVDFSLIPDDKTPTSDLGKLVKKDDRRDRRSNGNRPSFGNGNRGGNRNQRNNQRPRKPAGAPHQGKHYNAKRGAK, encoded by the coding sequence ATGACCACAGTTGGCCATATTCGTAATGAATTATTAGCAACATTTCGCAGGAATCCGAAGATTGATTATTCGGTTCAGACACTTAGCTGCGCGTTGAAATTAAATGAAGGCGCGGATTTTAAAGTGCTGGTACAGGCATTAAATGGTATGGAAAATGACAATCTGATCCACGCCAATCATGAAGGCCGTTATGCATTGGGTGGCACGCCTAAAGTTTTGACCGGTGTCTTCCATGGTAATGAAAAAGGTTTTGGTTTCGTTGCCGTTGAAGGTTTGGATGATGATGTTTATGTGCCATCTACTAATACGGATTTTGCCTTGGATGGCGATACGGTTGAGGTTCGCATTGTTCGTGAAGCGCGGCCAAACGATTCGCGCGGAGCAGAAGGCGAAATTACTAAGGTTGTTCGGCGCAGCCTGACGACCTTAGTTGGCGAGTTCAAACCTTTTTCCGATAAAGATCGGGCCAAGTCCGGTTTTATTGGCATGGTTGTCAGCCATGAAAAGAAGCTGAAGAATTATCCGGTTTATGTCAAGGATACCGGGACGATCCCGCAACTCGGCGATATGACAGTGACGGAGATTACTGAATTTCCGACTGAATACCATCCAAAATTAATGTACGGCATGGTGGTGGAAACACTAGGGAATAAGAATGATCCCGGCGTGGACATCATGTCATTGGTCCTGCAAAATCACATTAAAACCGAATTCCCGGATGAAGTGATGGATCAGACCAATGCCATTCCGGATCACGTGACGCCGGAAGAACGCGTTGGCCGCAAAGATATCACCGATCAGGCAGTTGTCACGATTGATGGTGATGACAGTAAAGACTTTGATGATGCGGTGGTCGTTTGGAAACTGCCAAATGGCAACTTCCATCTTGGCGTCCACATTGCCGATGTTTCGCATTATGTCACGGAAGGGTCCGCCTTGGATCAGGAAGCATTTGACCGCGGCACCAGTACGTATTTGGTCGATCGCGTGATTCCAATGTTGCCATTTCGGTTGTCCAATGGTATTTGTTCGTTGAATCCGGGTGTTGACCGCTTGGCGATGTCTTGTGACATGGAAATCGACCACGAAGGCCATGTGGTGAGTCACGAGATCTATCAAAGTGTCATCAAGAGCCATGCCCGCATGACGTACAACAATGTGAACAAAATTGTGACTGACCACGACCCGGAAGTGATGGCCGAATATCAGGAACTCGTGCCGATGTTTGAAGACATGGTCGAATTGCATCAGATTCTGTATAAAATGCGGCATGCCCGCGGCGCGATTGACTTTGAAGAAAATGAAGCCAAGATCATTGTGGATGATATGGGCCACCCGACCGATATCGTGTTGCGGGAGCGTGGCGTTTCTGAGCGCATGATTGAATCCTTCATGCTTGCAGCCAACGAAACCGTGGCAGAACACTACAATAAAGAACATTTACCATTCCTCTACCGTGTCCACGAAACTCCGGATGCTGATCGGGTAAAGGAATTCATGGAGTTCATTGCCAGTTTTGGGATTACGGTACCCATGAAAAAAGGTAAAGAGATCACACCAAAACAGCTACAAGACGTTGTTACCGATGTTACCGGAACACCAGAAGAAGCGATGGTCAACGTTAAACTGTTGCGGAGTCTCAAACAGGCGCGGTATTCACCAGATCCACTTGGACATTTTGGCTTGGCAGCGAAGTATTACTGTCACTTCACCAGTCCAATTCGGCGGTATCCTGACCTCGTTGTGCATCGCTTGATTCGCGATTATGCAACGGAAGGCGCTGGCGATGACGTTCAAGCTTCGTGGAATAAGAAGCTGCCTGACATTGCGACGCAAGCGTCTATGGCCGAACGGCGGAGTATTGACGCTGAACGTGCTGTTGACGACCTGAAGAAAGCCGAATACATGGCGGACAAGGTTGGCGAAGAGTTCGACGCTGTTGTCAGTGGGGTGACAAGCTTCGGTATGTTTGTGGCCTTGCCTAACACAGTCGAAGGCTTGGTTCATATCACACGGATGAGCGACGATTATTATTCCTTTGTCGAAAGTCAGATGGCCTTGGTCGGTGAACGCACCAAGCGAACTTATCGTGTCGGCCAATCTTTGCGGGTCAAACTGGATAACGTCGATATTGATCAGCAGCAGGTGGACTTTTCACTTATCCCGGATGACAAGACGCCGACGAGTGATTTAGGCAAGCTGGTCAAAAAAGATGACCGGCGCGATCGCCGCTCGAACGGCAATCGGCCAAGTTTTGGCAATGGTAACCGGGGCGGCAATCGTAATCAGCGCAATAATCAACGCCCGCGTAAACCGGCTGGGGCACCGCATCAAGGGAAGCATTATAATGCTAAGCGTGGCGCTAAGTAG
- the smpB gene encoding SsrA-binding protein SmpB: MAKKHRQEPDNLLAQNKKAGHDYNILDTYEAGIALTGTEIKSVRDGKINLRDGFARIRNNEAWLENVHISPYKEGNLFNADPMRNRKLLLHKKEIRKLGQLTARQGVTLVPLRMYLKHGYAKVLIGVAEGKHNYDKRETLKRKDQEREVQRALKARY, translated from the coding sequence ATGGCTAAGAAACATCGACAAGAACCTGATAACCTGCTCGCCCAGAATAAAAAAGCCGGACATGATTACAACATTCTTGATACCTATGAAGCTGGTATTGCACTGACGGGAACCGAAATTAAGTCTGTGCGGGATGGTAAGATCAATTTGCGGGATGGTTTTGCCCGTATTCGTAATAATGAAGCATGGCTTGAAAATGTGCATATTAGCCCTTACAAGGAAGGTAATTTGTTTAATGCTGATCCGATGCGCAATCGCAAGCTGCTGTTGCACAAGAAAGAGATTCGCAAGCTTGGCCAATTGACAGCGCGCCAAGGCGTGACGCTTGTGCCCTTGCGGATGTATCTGAAACATGGCTATGCAAAAGTACTGATAGGCGTCGCTGAAGGGAAACACAACTATGACAAACGTGAAACCCTGAAGCGTAAAGATCAAGAACGTGAAGTCCAACGTGCCTTGAAAGCTCGTTATTAA
- a CDS encoding glycoside hydrolase family 13 protein has product MNLAALAHRPESEDSFLYTDKTLHLRFHTAREDVAKVTVLYGDPYWRIPDAHGDDQLVYQRETMTLLGTGQVLDHWGVTLEAPYRRLQYLFEVTGQDDTVWLYGDRGLRKDSADARHEAENYFRMPYFQAIDRVKTPDWVKTTVWYQIFPERFANGDPNNDPDGTKPWHPTDHPGREDFYGGDLQGVLDHLDDLQALGINGLYFCPIFTATSNHKYDTIDYLNVDPAFGDKALLAKLIHAAHQRGMRVMLDAVFNHMGYGSLQWQDVLRSGEKSRFASWFHLHQTPVTPFHNPLKGEGQPQYDTFAFEEKMPKLNTANPEVQDYLLMVTTYWIKTFDIDAWRLDVANEVDHHFWKKFYQAVTAIKPDFYVLGEVWHRSQPWLNGDEFSGTMNYPFTQQIEDHFFKRRRTAAEMVALLTDQLMLYRDQTNQVMLNMLDSHDTPRILTLAHGDEDLALQALAFTLMQTGSPCLYYGTEMGMSGGADPDNRKPMDWTKLGQPIWKRVAALVHFRRQHAITLGAGTTRLSVTDTGLIKVVRQGREMLTGYFNTTEQPVAVNREAVFAQGFVDGQLAPKGFMVVAG; this is encoded by the coding sequence ATGAATTTGGCGGCTTTAGCACATCGACCGGAAAGTGAAGATAGCTTTTTATATACGGATAAGACACTTCATCTGCGTTTTCATACTGCCCGCGAGGATGTCGCAAAGGTGACGGTTCTGTATGGCGATCCGTATTGGCGCATTCCCGATGCCCATGGCGATGATCAGCTCGTCTATCAGCGCGAAACAATGACGCTTTTAGGCACCGGGCAAGTGTTGGACCATTGGGGCGTGACGCTGGAGGCGCCTTATCGTCGACTGCAATACTTGTTTGAAGTGACTGGCCAAGATGACACGGTATGGCTGTACGGCGATCGTGGCCTGCGCAAAGATAGCGCGGACGCACGGCATGAGGCTGAAAACTATTTTCGGATGCCTTATTTTCAGGCGATTGACCGCGTCAAAACGCCTGACTGGGTGAAGACGACTGTGTGGTATCAGATTTTTCCTGAGCGGTTTGCCAATGGTGATCCTAATAACGATCCAGATGGTACCAAACCATGGCACCCGACGGATCATCCTGGACGAGAGGATTTTTATGGCGGTGATTTGCAAGGGGTGCTGGATCATCTTGATGATTTACAGGCTTTGGGTATCAACGGGTTATATTTTTGCCCGATTTTTACTGCTACTTCGAATCACAAATATGACACGATCGACTACCTGAATGTGGATCCTGCATTTGGCGATAAGGCGTTGTTGGCTAAATTGATTCACGCGGCGCATCAACGCGGCATGCGGGTGATGTTGGATGCGGTGTTTAATCACATGGGTTATGGCAGCCTGCAGTGGCAAGACGTATTGCGCAGTGGCGAAAAGTCCCGCTTTGCGTCATGGTTTCATTTGCATCAAACCCCGGTGACGCCTTTTCATAATCCGTTAAAGGGTGAAGGCCAACCACAATATGATACGTTTGCCTTTGAAGAAAAAATGCCCAAATTAAACACTGCCAACCCGGAAGTTCAGGACTATTTGTTGATGGTGACGACGTACTGGATCAAAACGTTTGATATTGATGCTTGGCGCTTGGATGTTGCCAATGAAGTGGATCATCACTTTTGGAAAAAGTTCTATCAAGCCGTCACAGCAATCAAACCGGATTTTTATGTGCTAGGTGAGGTGTGGCATCGCAGTCAGCCTTGGTTAAACGGTGACGAATTTTCGGGGACGATGAATTATCCCTTCACGCAACAGATTGAAGATCACTTTTTCAAGCGGCGGCGAACGGCTGCAGAAATGGTTGCCTTGTTGACGGATCAATTGATGCTGTATCGCGATCAAACCAATCAGGTGATGCTGAACATGTTGGATTCCCATGACACGCCGCGGATTTTGACGTTGGCACACGGGGATGAAGACTTGGCGTTGCAGGCACTGGCATTCACGTTGATGCAAACCGGCAGCCCTTGCCTTTATTATGGAACCGAAATGGGCATGTCCGGTGGGGCCGATCCGGATAACCGGAAGCCGATGGACTGGACTAAACTGGGTCAGCCGATTTGGAAAAGGGTAGCCGCACTGGTTCATTTTCGCCGTCAGCATGCAATAACGCTTGGGGCCGGTACGACAAGGCTAAGTGTGACTGATACCGGTTTGATTAAAGTGGTTCGGCAGGGGCGCGAGATGCTGACGGGCTATTTTAATACCACGGAGCAGCCAGTTGCCGTCAATAGGGAGGCTGTTTTCGCGCAAGGATTTGTGGATGGTCAGTTGGCGCCTAAAGGATTCATGGTTGTCGCGGGTTGA
- a CDS encoding glycoside hydrolase family 65 protein → MKRLFEIDPWLVATHHLDKVDRRLQESITAVGNGYMGLRGNFEEGYSGDSLQGTYLGGVWFPDKTRVGWWKIGYPEYFGKVINAPSFLGIGITVNGEQVDLATSQYRDFYLALDLHQGLLTRRFVYIGDGVEVRFEFARFLSQTIKEAAFVSVKATVLRGHAAITFNASLDGQVTNEDSNYDERFWVPLHEDAGAKSIQLQTKPNPYGVPQFTVLLKQQLRVNDQPVSGQVATTSGQLHEQVTVQLAEGQSYQLEKDTIVVTSRDVAPAAQATAAAQLMKQVSAQSFAAHLAAHTARWDQRWAKSDVVIEGDPAAQQGIRFNIAQLFMTYYGEDKRLNIGPKGFTGEKYGGATYWDTEAFIVPMYLAVTPPEVTRALLQYRHDQLPGAFHNARQQGLAGALYPMVTFNGIECHNEWEITFEEIHRNAAIAFAIYQYTAYTGDESYVKHDGLEVLVGIARFWADRVHFSQRTQQYMIHGVTGPNEYENNVNNNWYTNTMAVWELQYTLERLAKGDADVVTALAVTEQEKQHWQAIIDHMYYPTDDQLGIFVQQDNFLDKDLRPASTIPADQRPINQHWSWDLILRSPFIKQADVLQGLYFLNDRFTKAEKERNFDFYEPLTVHESSLSPSIHAVLAAELGKIDKATELYARTARLDLDDYNHDTQDGLHITSMSGSWLAIVQGFAGMRYDHDQLRFHPQLPKNWHRYQFKLNYRGRLLAVDVGQKVNVSLMAGPALDIIIDGKTVHLEVEDAHA, encoded by the coding sequence TTGAAACGATTATTTGAAATTGATCCTTGGCTGGTTGCCACGCATCATTTGGATAAGGTTGATCGGCGGTTGCAGGAAAGTATCACGGCGGTCGGCAATGGCTATATGGGCCTCCGTGGCAACTTTGAGGAAGGCTATAGTGGCGATTCACTTCAAGGCACTTACTTAGGCGGTGTCTGGTTTCCGGATAAAACCCGGGTTGGCTGGTGGAAAATCGGCTATCCTGAATATTTTGGCAAGGTGATTAATGCACCGAGTTTTCTGGGGATCGGAATTACGGTCAATGGCGAGCAGGTGGATTTGGCAACCAGTCAGTATCGAGATTTTTATCTTGCGCTGGATTTGCATCAGGGCTTGCTGACACGGCGTTTTGTTTACATTGGCGATGGTGTTGAGGTGCGGTTTGAATTTGCCCGGTTTTTAAGCCAAACGATTAAAGAAGCGGCGTTTGTGAGCGTCAAGGCTACAGTGTTGCGTGGGCATGCTGCGATAACGTTTAATGCATCTTTGGATGGTCAGGTCACCAACGAAGACAGCAATTATGATGAGCGTTTTTGGGTGCCACTGCATGAAGATGCGGGTGCCAAAAGCATTCAGCTGCAAACAAAACCTAATCCTTACGGGGTGCCGCAGTTTACTGTTTTGCTCAAACAACAGTTGCGCGTGAATGATCAGCCGGTAAGCGGTCAGGTCGCCACAACAAGCGGTCAATTACATGAGCAGGTGACGGTGCAGTTAGCGGAAGGCCAGAGCTATCAACTGGAAAAAGACACGATTGTGGTCACCAGCCGTGATGTTGCACCAGCGGCCCAAGCAACGGCGGCGGCTCAGCTGATGAAGCAAGTAAGCGCCCAAAGCTTTGCAGCGCATTTGGCTGCGCACACTGCCCGCTGGGACCAGCGCTGGGCTAAAAGTGATGTCGTGATCGAAGGCGATCCGGCCGCCCAACAAGGCATTCGGTTTAATATTGCCCAGCTGTTTATGACTTATTACGGCGAAGACAAGCGACTTAACATCGGGCCAAAAGGATTTACTGGCGAGAAATACGGTGGGGCGACGTACTGGGACACGGAGGCATTTATCGTGCCAATGTATTTGGCTGTGACCCCGCCGGAAGTGACGCGGGCATTACTGCAATATCGGCATGACCAGTTGCCAGGGGCGTTTCACAATGCTCGGCAACAAGGCTTAGCTGGCGCGCTCTATCCAATGGTGACGTTTAATGGCATTGAATGTCATAACGAATGGGAAATTACGTTTGAAGAGATTCACCGCAACGCTGCCATTGCATTTGCGATTTATCAATACACGGCTTATACCGGCGACGAAAGTTATGTGAAGCATGATGGTCTGGAAGTGTTGGTGGGGATCGCGCGCTTTTGGGCGGATCGGGTTCACTTTAGTCAGCGCACCCAACAATACATGATCCATGGCGTGACCGGCCCCAACGAGTATGAAAATAACGTGAATAACAACTGGTACACCAATACCATGGCCGTGTGGGAGTTGCAGTATACGTTAGAACGGCTGGCAAAAGGCGATGCCGATGTCGTGACTGCCCTTGCCGTGACCGAGCAGGAAAAGCAGCATTGGCAGGCGATTATCGACCATATGTATTATCCGACCGATGATCAATTAGGTATTTTTGTGCAACAGGACAACTTCCTGGATAAGGATTTGCGGCCTGCCAGCACGATTCCGGCAGATCAGCGGCCGATTAACCAGCATTGGTCATGGGATCTCATTTTGCGCTCACCGTTCATCAAACAGGCCGATGTGTTACAAGGCTTGTATTTCCTGAATGATCGCTTTACCAAGGCGGAAAAAGAACGCAACTTTGACTTTTACGAGCCGCTCACGGTTCACGAAAGTTCGCTGAGTCCTTCTATTCATGCAGTATTGGCAGCTGAACTCGGCAAAATCGATAAGGCAACTGAACTTTACGCCCGCACTGCCCGATTGGATCTGGATGATTACAATCACGATACGCAAGACGGCCTGCACATCACGTCCATGAGCGGTAGCTGGCTGGCAATCGTGCAAGGCTTCGCAGGCATGCGCTACGATCATGATCAGCTGCGGTTCCACCCCCAGTTGCCGAAAAATTGGCACCGATATCAGTTCAAACTCAATTATCGCGGGCGCTTATTAGCCGTTGATGTCGGGCAAAAGGTCAATGTCTCACTAATGGCCGGGCCGGCGTTGGATATTATCATTGATGGCAAAACGGTGCACTTGGAAGTGGAGGATGCCCATGCTTAA
- the pgmB gene encoding beta-phosphoglucomutase, whose product MLKGFIFDLDGVLTDTAKYHLAAWHELAERLGIHLPPEADAALRGRARMDSLELILRYGHQERNYDEAQKVALAEEKNRRYRALVASITSADILPGVPLLLEKAKQHRLKMAIASASKNAPMILQRLGLASQFDAIVDPRSLHHGKPDPEIYIKAQQLLRLQAAEVISFEDAPIGIAAIKAAGQFAVGIGDADKLAAADYRVSTTDQLDYDRIVAAFERR is encoded by the coding sequence ATGCTTAAAGGTTTTATTTTTGATTTGGACGGTGTTTTAACCGACACGGCAAAGTACCACTTAGCGGCGTGGCATGAGTTGGCTGAGCGGCTGGGCATTCACTTGCCGCCTGAAGCAGATGCGGCGTTACGCGGCCGCGCGCGCATGGACTCGCTTGAACTGATTTTGCGGTACGGCCATCAGGAACGGAATTATGATGAGGCGCAAAAGGTGGCGCTGGCGGAAGAGAAAAACCGGCGCTACCGGGCATTAGTTGCGTCCATCACCTCCGCAGATATCTTACCGGGGGTCCCGTTGCTACTGGAAAAGGCCAAGCAACACCGTTTGAAAATGGCGATTGCTTCGGCATCTAAAAATGCCCCGATGATTTTGCAGCGACTGGGCTTAGCTTCACAGTTCGATGCCATTGTTGACCCGAGAAGTCTTCATCATGGCAAACCCGATCCGGAAATTTATATCAAAGCCCAGCAGTTGTTGCGGTTGCAAGCCGCTGAGGTCATCAGTTTTGAAGATGCACCGATCGGCATTGCGGCGATCAAAGCGGCTGGCCAATTTGCGGTGGGCATTGGGGATGCGGACAAGTTAGCCGCGGCCGACTATCGCGTGTCAACGACGGATCAGCTGGATTACGATCGTATTGTGGCGGCGTTTGAACGGCGGTAA
- a CDS encoding helix-turn-helix transcriptional regulator: MENKIRTLRTRQNLTQQELADAVNVTRQTINAIENNKYDPTLSLAFALAKQLQTTVDDLFQY; the protein is encoded by the coding sequence ATGGAAAATAAAATCCGCACCCTCCGAACCCGGCAAAATCTGACTCAGCAGGAACTGGCCGATGCCGTTAACGTCACACGCCAAACCATTAACGCCATTGAAAACAATAAATATGACCCGACACTTTCCTTAGCCTTTGCTTTAGCCAAGCAGCTACAGACAACGGTAGATGATCTATTCCAGTATTAA